Genomic segment of Apostichopus japonicus isolate 1M-3 chromosome 8, ASM3797524v1, whole genome shotgun sequence:
ACCTTCTTGGTCACCGCTAAAGGAAACTTGGATTGTAACGGATGAATTGCATCTATCGAAGATGCATGACGAGGAAGCTGACATATTGATGATCGAAATACTACTGTTGAGCACTTTCCATGAGATGTCTTCTGCAGGATAAGTGTTATGAACAACACATGTCAAGTGTACGTTTCTGTTGTCAGCAGCAATAATGCAATTGTGTTTACTTTGACATTCATTAATGAATGATATACTATTGTCATCTGGTGTTTTGTAACGATGCAACATCATCGAGGTTCTTGTGTAAGTATGATTCACGAAACATATTGAAGTTAGTATAAGTGGACCAAGTTCAATGGTATTGCCAGTAGGTTCTGATGTTTGAATAAACATCGTTCCGCTATCACAACTACTTTGTAGCTCATTATAACTAGTGTCCTCATTATTATCAATGTATTTGATCCTGTATACATTAGCAAGATTTGTAGGTCCCATCAAAAGAACCGACGCGTTCTTCGTCCTTTCGGAAACTGATAAACCAGATGGGATACATGTCAGGGTTTGTGTTTTTTCGATATCTATCTTTACATTGATTGAAGAAGAAGACACAAACATATCTGAGGATTGGTCCTTGTTAATGTGTTCAGTGGCGTTCGTCAACGCGGCCTCCGCAGTATCATTATACCAAGTAAGAGTTACTGCTGGTCGTCCAACCATTGTACATGTCAAATTTAGTTCACCATACCAAAACAAACGGCAATCATCACCCTGGCAACCATCTATCGCGGGAAACAACTGTGTTGAAGGtactaaaaagaaaagaacattaGAACAAGGTACCTTCGGAAAGTATAAAAAGGTCCCTTCGCAAGGGATTTCAGAGGTATTTTTGAACAAATCATTTAGCTGTTCAAACATATAATCAGACTTTTAGTGTTTTATTTCCAACATGATACTAACTGCTTCTGACTTACGTGATGCTTATACAACGTTGACTCCCTTAGTTTCAAAATTAGATATTTAGAAAAGTAGAATATGTTGTCTTTGGTATATCCAGGTTAGCAACTGAGTGACATAGTCTCTAACGAGAGTATGAATATCACCCCAATGGTCTCACTATGTATCATCAACATATAAGTACTTACCTACAACAAGTAGGTCTATGGACGTGGATACATCGCCACCAGCTTCTAAAATAGCGTCAACACGATACCTCCCTTCATCACTCAGAGACACGTTGCTAAACATCAGGGAACCGTTCTGAGCAATCGTCAAGTAGTTGTTTCTAGGTCCGGCCTGCCTGTCATCTAGTGACCTGACAACGGATTGTGGATAATCGTCAAAATACCAGTAGAAGCTGTAAACAGGTTCACTAACACTACAGTTGATGATACCAGGTCGATGTATATCAAGATACAGCGGTGAATCGCAATAGACTTTAGCTTCTGTCTTATCTGTAAAGTAAAAATGTGGAATACcgtattgtaaataaatgacaTCTTTGATGTTTGGAATGATTCAGATTGACAGACAAAgatacaaacaaactaaaaaatcCATACACAAAATAAAGCAAACTTTTCTAGATAAAATCTCACGTCCATGGTAATTATGTTAATCAATCAAGAACCTCGAAGTTATAGAAGCTCAGCTAATTTTccacttgagaaatttgttgTGTTTGACAATctttctgagcagtttatccattttTTGTGCGAAAAAGACATGCACGAGATAACGTTGACATTTTATTGAATTGACCAATgaagaaagtttgaaataaattcaaAGTCAAAAGGCTGTTATTTTCGCTAAGTTGTGTTCTTGTCTACTATAAATGCACAGCTGCCTTTGTAGTAtctttaaaccagaatgcaaaactgtATTGCGGTTTGATTGATGACTTCATCGTAACAGGGCATGAGCCAAAGTCATCCTTGGAAGATATTATGAAAACGTTTGTATTTATATGAATTCTACAGATAATGTTGACCCATCGAAGAATTTTAACCTTCACAAAAATCAATACATTTATTATCACAATGTTACCTTCTCGTGGAAGTAGGAGACTAGTCAATGTTGCATTTCCTTATTTATGGTGGTAACAACTTTTTCACATTTGAGCTAGTTGACGTCAAATGACTTTGGCCTTAAACATTAAGGGGTTTATACAACTTAGAATGGATATCCTACATCATATCGTTCTTGGAATAAGATAAGGTAAGGTAGGTACAAGGTTTTTATTGTTTAATAGTCCTGTTGACTTCGGATGGCTCTGGACCACCAATAAAATCATAATGTCCCTATCGAATATGAACAACCAATATGCCAAGTATAACGAATGCTAATACGGGTACACTTTTAGAGATGTGCGTGTTACAAGAAGGCAAtgcacccatacacacacacacacacacaaataccaCAGCTCATTCACAAAGCCGAATGTATACGGCTTTACATTTACATACTTACACACGCTATCATGAGTTGATAGGTTTGGATTGTCATTGGATCTATACTGTCACGAACTTATTTTATGCAATAGATCATTGTACTTATTGCCAGTAATAATTTATGCCCTATTTCGAAAACAAGTTCATTCATGCAACAATTAAACGAATACGTACAAAATACGTACAAAATATCCCCTGCTACATCTGCTAAAATATTGTGGATATC
This window contains:
- the LOC139970816 gene encoding uncharacterized protein isoform X1; protein product: MDLYIYWLVSAVLLALILRTKSDKTEAKVYCDSPLYLDIHRPGIINCSVSEPVYSFYWYFDDYPQSVVRSLDDRQAGPRNNYLTIAQNGSLMFSNVSLSDEGRYRVDAILEAGGDVSTSIDLLVVVPSTQLFPAIDGCQGDDCRLFWYGELNLTCTMVGRPAVTLTWYNDTAEAALTNATEHINKDQSSDMFVSSSSINVKIDIEKTQTLTCIPSGLSVSERTKNASVLLMGPTNLANVYRIKYIDNNEDTSYNELQSSCDSGTMFIQTSEPTGNTIELGPLILTSICFVNHTYTRTSMMLHRYKTPDDNSISFINECQSKHNCIIAADNRNVHLTCVVHNTYPAEDISWKVLNSSISIINMSASSSCIFDRCNSSVTIQVSFSGDQEGIEYPECLQCVVILPGSEFRHESYATLKMNGSHNGNPLPYSITSPPLPPPLPPPLSPSSSSPSSSSPSSSSPPSLSSPSPTYCVNCWAICVALSIFSIVIT
- the LOC139970816 gene encoding uncharacterized protein isoform X3, which codes for MDLYIYWLVSAVLLALILRTKSDKTEAKVYCDSPLYLDIHRPGIINCSVSEPVYSFYWYFDDYPQSVVRSLDDRQAGPRNNYLTIAQNGSLMFSNVSLSDEGRYRVDAILEAGGDVSTSIDLLVVVPSTQLFPAIDGCQGDDCRLFWYGELNLTCTMVGRPAVTLTWYNDTAEAALTNATEHINKDQSSDMFVSSSSINVKIDIEKTQTLTCIPSGLSVSERTKNASVLLMGPTNLANVYRIKYIDNNEDTSYNELQSSCDSGTMFIQTSEPTGNTIELGPLILTSICFVNHTYTRTSMMLHRYKTPDDNSISFINECQSKHNCIIAADNRNVHLTCVVHNTYPAEDISWKVLNSSISIINMSASSSCIFDRCNSSVTIQVSFSGDQEGIEYPECLQCVVILPGSEFRHESYATLKMNAITGTLYPTR
- the LOC139970816 gene encoding uncharacterized protein isoform X2 codes for the protein MDKTEAKVYCDSPLYLDIHRPGIINCSVSEPVYSFYWYFDDYPQSVVRSLDDRQAGPRNNYLTIAQNGSLMFSNVSLSDEGRYRVDAILEAGGDVSTSIDLLVVVPSTQLFPAIDGCQGDDCRLFWYGELNLTCTMVGRPAVTLTWYNDTAEAALTNATEHINKDQSSDMFVSSSSINVKIDIEKTQTLTCIPSGLSVSERTKNASVLLMGPTNLANVYRIKYIDNNEDTSYNELQSSCDSGTMFIQTSEPTGNTIELGPLILTSICFVNHTYTRTSMMLHRYKTPDDNSISFINECQSKHNCIIAADNRNVHLTCVVHNTYPAEDISWKVLNSSISIINMSASSSCIFDRCNSSVTIQVSFSGDQEGIEYPECLQCVVILPGSEFRHESYATLKMNGSHNGNPLPYSITSPPLPPPLPPPLSPSSSSPSSSSPSSSSPPSLSSPSPTYCVNCWAICVALSIFSIVIT